One stretch of Segatella copri DNA includes these proteins:
- a CDS encoding alpha/beta hydrolase — MKMKQEKIRKIGIASALGLVVLVMLGLYGASNYMLNYSLNYPKEERMTAEHWKNRMKNECPWMIGWMDSVYQHHCVKDTFVTMPSGYKAHAIYLYAPKTTEKTAVVVHGYQVRSEGMLHIAYLYNHDMGYNVLLPDLYGHGESEGDHIQMGWKDRWDVIRWSEIANEIFKVKGEGQRVKGEDRRAKNTRQVIHGISMGAATTMAVSGEKTPDYVKCFVEDCGYTSVWDEFSAQLKEQFGLPAFPLMNTTSALCQYRYGWSFAEAQQIEQVRKSTKPMLFIHGDKDAFVPYAMLHPLYEAKTKGRKAIFIAKGSVHAMAYRDHHEEYTRIVKDFVSKEE, encoded by the coding sequence GTGGTGCTCGTGATGCTGGGACTGTATGGTGCCAGCAACTATATGCTCAATTATTCGCTCAACTATCCGAAGGAGGAGAGAATGACAGCTGAGCATTGGAAGAACAGAATGAAGAACGAGTGCCCCTGGATGATTGGCTGGATGGACTCAGTGTATCAGCACCATTGCGTGAAGGATACCTTTGTCACGATGCCATCGGGCTACAAGGCCCATGCCATCTATCTCTATGCACCGAAGACTACGGAAAAGACTGCCGTGGTGGTGCATGGCTATCAGGTGCGCTCCGAGGGAATGCTGCACATCGCCTATCTCTATAATCACGATATGGGGTATAATGTGCTCCTGCCTGATCTGTATGGACATGGAGAGAGCGAGGGCGACCATATCCAGATGGGATGGAAGGATAGATGGGATGTCATCAGATGGTCGGAAATCGCCAATGAGATTTTTAAAGTGAAGGGTGAAGGACAGAGAGTGAAGGGGGAAGACCGAAGAGCGAAGAATACCCGTCAAGTGATTCACGGTATTTCGATGGGTGCAGCAACCACGATGGCGGTATCGGGAGAGAAGACTCCCGATTACGTGAAGTGCTTTGTGGAGGACTGCGGCTATACCAGCGTGTGGGATGAGTTTTCCGCTCAGCTCAAAGAGCAGTTTGGCTTGCCTGCCTTCCCGTTGATGAATACCACTTCCGCCCTTTGCCAGTATCGCTACGGCTGGTCGTTTGCCGAGGCGCAGCAGATAGAGCAGGTTCGCAAGAGCACCAAACCGATGCTCTTTATCCATGGCGATAAGGATGCCTTCGTGCCCTACGCCATGCTTCATCCGCTTTATGAGGCAAAGACGAAAGGCAGAAAAGCTATCTTCATCGCCAAGGGCTCCGTTCATGCTATGGCGTATCGCGACCATCACGAGGAATACACCCGCATCGTGAAAGATTTTGTTTCTAAAGAAGAATAG
- a CDS encoding Ppx/GppA phosphatase family protein produces MMNLASIDIGSNGARLLIKRFDPEAIREEDRIKKLMFIRIPLRLGKDVFTLGKVSKEREKMMLHMMKGFKQFMKLNDVEAFRACATSAMRDAENGKKVLKKIEKQTGIKLEIIKGQEEAQLLYNNLVEKTDSNEGSFAYIDVGGGSTEVSIIHDGVLAESYSYNMGTLRMLSGKVTADTEKLFKENLTRYAEQYGDIKIIGSGGNINKLNKLARHSKQDAKNLTLAELKRLYSMMQPLSIEEREISFSLKEDRADVIIPAAEIFLKACEYLKCESIMVPNISLADSIVDGLYEKMMAKTEE; encoded by the coding sequence ATGATGAATTTAGCATCCATTGATATCGGCTCCAACGGAGCCCGACTCCTCATCAAGCGCTTCGATCCCGAGGCAATCCGAGAGGAAGACCGCATCAAGAAACTCATGTTCATCCGCATCCCATTGCGATTGGGCAAGGATGTTTTCACCCTGGGAAAGGTTTCCAAGGAGCGTGAGAAGATGATGCTCCACATGATGAAGGGCTTCAAGCAATTCATGAAACTCAATGACGTAGAGGCATTTCGTGCCTGTGCCACTTCAGCCATGCGCGATGCCGAGAACGGCAAGAAGGTGCTCAAGAAGATAGAGAAGCAAACCGGCATCAAGCTCGAAATCATCAAGGGTCAGGAGGAGGCACAGCTCCTCTACAATAACCTGGTAGAGAAAACAGACTCCAACGAGGGCAGCTTTGCCTACATCGATGTGGGCGGTGGTTCCACAGAGGTGAGCATCATCCACGACGGTGTGCTCGCCGAGAGCTATTCCTACAACATGGGTACCCTGAGAATGCTGAGCGGCAAGGTGACTGCCGATACCGAAAAGCTCTTCAAGGAGAACCTGACGAGATATGCCGAGCAATACGGCGACATCAAGATTATCGGTTCGGGTGGCAACATCAACAAGTTGAACAAGTTGGCACGCCACAGCAAGCAGGACGCCAAGAACCTGACGCTTGCCGAGCTGAAGCGCCTCTACTCGATGATGCAGCCCCTGAGCATCGAGGAGCGCGAGATTTCCTTCTCTCTGAAGGAAGACCGTGCCGATGTCATCATTCCTGCCGCCGAGATCTTCCTCAAGGCATGCGAATACCTGAAGTGTGAAAGCATCATGGTGCCCAACATCTCGCTCGCCGACTCCATCGTGGATGGACTCTATGAGAAGATGATGGCAAAAACAGAGGAATAA
- a CDS encoding sensor histidine kinase: MNRRIKQVWLLAILSSFLLIGLQTYWLYNSVTYSMGEMGKKNAEKAEQAIVTYLTNIGAEVKEKSHIGYVVTAYFSDFKRPCTTICSPLDTDTIIGGVVYSKPGFGNVMEKRDTFDLRETDSNNSFDCLSTYITYQLTRFDKAHFDRFISRKLGNDFIGAEMKTGKHRLWQTRIVEPPTLFHHEMLLEVPFNPIQYQSMQMRMQVPMLPILKGMMWQMIGSLLVTIMLLLSIAYLIKVMLLQKKVDKMRSDFVHTMIHELKRPVQTLKMCVSVFSAQKTDEKDENALIMETVREESDNLTAYLAKLREVIRAEEHIPLQITSFDIHAALQNLVAVYRKNKQKEVNVSFDYQRTSDRMMGDRDQLLNVVSNLMENSVKYSGDIVNIHVACRDTEKEEVMISVSDNGIGISPDEQQRVWTKFYRSNAYPDMMQPGIGLGLSFVDMIVKAHGGRKMMQSEVGKGTRISIIIPQHS, encoded by the coding sequence ATGAATAGAAGAATCAAACAAGTCTGGCTGCTCGCCATCCTTTCCTCTTTCCTGCTGATAGGCTTGCAGACCTATTGGCTCTACAATAGCGTGACCTATTCGATGGGAGAGATGGGGAAGAAAAACGCCGAAAAGGCGGAACAGGCAATAGTCACTTATCTGACAAATATCGGAGCAGAGGTAAAAGAAAAATCACATATCGGTTATGTCGTCACGGCATATTTTTCAGACTTCAAGCGTCCCTGTACTACGATTTGCTCTCCGCTGGATACGGATACAATCATTGGTGGAGTGGTGTATAGCAAGCCGGGATTCGGCAACGTGATGGAGAAGAGAGATACTTTCGATTTGCGTGAGACGGATTCCAACAATTCTTTTGATTGCCTGAGTACTTACATCACTTACCAGCTTACCCGCTTTGACAAGGCGCATTTTGACCGTTTCATCAGTAGGAAACTGGGCAATGATTTCATCGGGGCAGAGATGAAGACGGGAAAGCATCGTCTGTGGCAGACAAGAATCGTAGAGCCTCCTACCTTGTTTCATCACGAAATGCTGTTAGAAGTGCCTTTCAATCCTATCCAGTATCAGTCGATGCAGATGAGGATGCAGGTGCCGATGCTGCCCATCCTGAAGGGAATGATGTGGCAGATGATAGGAAGTCTGCTGGTTACCATCATGCTTCTCCTGAGCATAGCTTATCTCATCAAGGTGATGCTCCTGCAGAAGAAGGTGGATAAGATGCGAAGCGACTTCGTGCATACGATGATTCACGAGTTGAAGCGCCCCGTGCAGACGCTGAAGATGTGTGTATCCGTATTCTCTGCTCAAAAGACAGATGAGAAGGATGAGAATGCCCTCATCATGGAGACCGTAAGAGAGGAGAGCGATAACCTGACCGCCTATCTCGCCAAACTCCGGGAAGTAATCAGGGCAGAGGAACATATCCCGCTCCAGATAACTTCTTTCGATATCCATGCCGCCTTGCAGAATCTGGTGGCAGTTTATCGAAAGAATAAGCAGAAGGAGGTGAATGTTTCGTTCGATTACCAGCGCACTTCCGATAGGATGATGGGAGATAGAGACCAGCTTCTGAATGTGGTCAGCAATCTGATGGAGAACTCGGTGAAGTATTCCGGCGACATTGTCAATATCCATGTTGCCTGCCGAGATACCGAGAAGGAGGAAGTCATGATTTCTGTATCAGATAATGGTATCGGAATTTCGCCCGACGAGCAGCAGAGAGTCTGGACGAAGTTCTATCGCAGCAATGCTTACCCGGATATGATGCAGCCAGGCATCGGCTTGGGTTTGAGTTTTGTGGATATGATTGTGAAGGCCCATGGGGGCAGAAAAATGATGCAGAGCGAAGTGGGCAAGGGAACCAGGATTTCGATCATCATCCCGCAGCACTCCTGA
- a CDS encoding NAD(P)/FAD-dependent oxidoreductase, which yields MPQSLHIAIIGGGAAGFFAAIEAKRNFPHADITIFEKNSKVLAKVEITGGGRCNLTNSFDEISDLKQAYPRGHKLMKRLFKRFDYQHAFDWFEENGVPLVTQEDQCVFPQSQDSHSIIDCLVNTAKRLGVKIQCNHQLTAITELEDERLLLDFKVSKEKGNLSGASSASHPVSEIRQIAFHRVAITTGGHPKMESFKHLSDLGHAIEQPIPSLFTFNIADKAFKNLMGTVVEPVYTSIPGTKLKAEGPLLITHWGMSGPAVLKLSSHAARYLHENNYQIKISVNWVHESNRSLVEENIQGIIIANPQKQLASIRPYNLPSRLWLFLIQKMGYAPEKKWSEMGKKGCNLLIETLTNDLYQVNGKGAFKEEFVTCGGISLSNIDLHTLESKVCPHLFFAGEVLDIDAITGGFNLQAAWTTGYVVGQHIGE from the coding sequence ATGCCACAATCACTACATATTGCAATCATTGGTGGGGGTGCCGCAGGATTCTTTGCGGCGATAGAGGCCAAGCGCAACTTCCCTCACGCCGACATCACGATTTTCGAAAAGAATTCGAAGGTTCTCGCCAAGGTGGAAATTACGGGAGGAGGAAGATGTAATCTTACCAATTCCTTTGACGAGATTTCCGACCTGAAACAGGCGTACCCTCGCGGACATAAACTGATGAAGCGACTCTTCAAGAGATTCGACTACCAGCATGCCTTCGACTGGTTTGAGGAGAACGGCGTCCCACTGGTTACGCAGGAAGACCAATGCGTGTTTCCGCAATCGCAGGATTCGCACAGCATCATCGACTGTCTGGTGAATACCGCCAAGCGACTGGGCGTGAAGATACAATGCAACCACCAGCTCACCGCCATCACCGAACTGGAGGATGAGCGCCTGCTCCTGGATTTCAAGGTTTCAAAAGAAAAGGGAAATCTATCGGGTGCATCTTCTGCCTCTCATCCCGTTTCCGAAATCAGGCAGATAGCCTTCCACCGGGTAGCCATCACCACGGGTGGTCATCCCAAGATGGAGAGCTTCAAGCATCTCTCAGACCTGGGACATGCGATAGAGCAGCCTATCCCATCGCTCTTCACCTTCAACATTGCCGACAAGGCTTTCAAGAACCTGATGGGCACGGTGGTAGAACCTGTATATACCAGCATTCCGGGCACCAAGCTGAAGGCAGAGGGTCCGCTCCTCATTACCCATTGGGGCATGAGCGGTCCTGCCGTGCTGAAGCTCTCCTCTCATGCTGCCCGCTATCTGCACGAGAACAATTATCAGATTAAGATTTCCGTAAACTGGGTACACGAGAGCAACCGCTCGCTGGTGGAAGAGAACATCCAGGGCATCATCATCGCCAACCCGCAGAAGCAGCTGGCTAGCATCCGCCCTTACAATCTCCCATCCCGCCTCTGGCTCTTCCTGATTCAGAAGATGGGATATGCGCCCGAGAAGAAATGGAGCGAAATGGGAAAGAAGGGTTGCAACCTGCTGATAGAAACCCTCACCAACGACCTCTATCAGGTGAACGGCAAGGGAGCCTTCAAGGAGGAGTTTGTTACCTGCGGCGGCATCAGCCTCAGCAACATCGACCTGCATACCCTGGAGAGCAAGGTGTGCCCTCACCTCTTCTTTGCCGGCGAGGTGCTCGACATCGATGCCATCACCGGCGGCTTCAATCTGCAGGCAGCCTGGACCACGGGATATGTGGTGGGACAACATATAGGAGAATAG
- a CDS encoding RNA polymerase sigma factor: MEETEFEHIAQEMRPRLTAHCQRYLSAGTLAEEADDIVQETLVKLWKMRERLSEYQSIEALGMTIARNLCIDHLRRNKAQTASLEQMKHPAEICTATERTDQTIIGEDTQRRLNRAMDRLPDTQRRMLLLRSEGKSLDEIAEICGANKTSTKTMISAARRSLLKMMKS; encoded by the coding sequence ATGGAAGAAACAGAATTTGAACATATCGCTCAGGAAATGCGCCCCAGGTTGACGGCACATTGTCAACGCTATCTCTCGGCAGGAACCCTTGCCGAAGAAGCTGATGACATCGTGCAGGAAACCCTGGTGAAGCTCTGGAAGATGCGCGAAAGGCTCTCTGAATACCAGAGCATCGAGGCCCTAGGTATGACGATAGCCAGGAATCTCTGCATCGACCATCTGAGACGCAACAAAGCCCAGACGGCATCGCTGGAACAGATGAAGCATCCTGCAGAAATCTGTACGGCAACCGAGCGTACCGACCAGACCATCATCGGCGAAGATACGCAAAGGCGACTCAACAGGGCGATGGACAGGCTTCCAGATACGCAGAGAAGAATGCTGCTATTGAGAAGCGAGGGAAAGAGCCTCGATGAGATTGCCGAAATCTGCGGAGCCAACAAAACGAGCACCAAGACGATGATTTCTGCAGCAAGAAGATCATTGCTGAAAATGATGAAATCATAA
- a CDS encoding outer membrane beta-barrel protein codes for MKKETVLCAMLATATCATAQNGKIQTSGVCADSIQTEKDSIKANQEAEIKADKEAEIQAVTVTGHRPMYKMRNDALVTRVRNTPLAKEPTLEDVLKHIPGMKQTADGTLEVNGLGAPIIYLNDKKATSAELSHLDVKLIDEIELITTPGAKYDATTGAVLRILTRRTDEGIFGKMQVYDKLSEVNTNHEELTLGWVTKKISLTGFYGYTDNRYNVHQPQEALVRAKDGEYLFGTDRHGKNKANYNATELNFDWLLSKQHEVGIQWEGLWLNGGRSEKQQQYYRYPNPAGEDTNREMKLSDAEGEMKYFDAESQQWGHQRSHHFNLFHLAKWSKHLSSQIYLDYARNKDSDRQPITEKEGSEMQETLNRSNSHYDIYSGRIEVKQLFSDKHSINYGGEWSLMEGKGKTESSADMLGTTEYKNHDTKTAAYLQYQGEAGRWSWWAGIRYEHLTSRYTNLSEESPDNMERHYDQWFPSFGITLNEPSWHHSLSFRTTTARPSFSQLSGNIYYTSRFQYQISNPKLQPVNTYRLTYSVQWKDFMGMLRYTRIDHSIMYIHEVPEDKPVRYVSTFMNFNKMQKYMAYLNWGHVFGCWRPNVNASITYQRFSVNDHGELISYNGATWNASFDNYFTLPNDYQLSLSYSFDNGGQVGKTKFSPTQNWSLGANKSWMDGRLQVAFSANDLFHQQLFKERAHEHAVDFSQTEDYKLWSYKLTVTWKFNKRKGRYNGMNSAEDELNRL; via the coding sequence ATGAAGAAAGAAACAGTTTTATGCGCGATGCTAGCCACCGCCACCTGTGCAACAGCACAAAACGGGAAAATCCAGACATCCGGAGTTTGCGCAGACTCAATACAGACGGAAAAAGATTCGATCAAAGCTAACCAAGAAGCTGAGATTAAAGCTGATAAGGAGGCAGAGATTCAAGCCGTAACCGTAACAGGTCATCGCCCGATGTACAAGATGAGAAACGATGCCCTGGTTACCCGTGTCCGCAACACTCCTTTGGCAAAGGAGCCAACGCTGGAAGATGTATTGAAGCACATCCCCGGCATGAAACAAACCGCCGATGGAACTCTGGAAGTAAACGGACTGGGAGCACCCATCATCTATCTCAACGACAAAAAGGCTACCTCTGCCGAACTCTCTCATCTCGATGTGAAGCTGATAGATGAAATAGAACTCATTACCACTCCTGGTGCAAAATATGATGCAACGACGGGAGCCGTACTGAGAATCCTGACGAGAAGAACAGACGAGGGTATATTCGGCAAGATGCAGGTGTATGATAAATTGAGCGAGGTGAACACCAACCACGAGGAATTGACCCTGGGTTGGGTAACGAAGAAGATTTCGCTCACAGGATTTTACGGCTACACAGACAACCGATACAATGTGCATCAGCCACAGGAAGCGCTCGTAAGAGCCAAAGATGGCGAATATCTCTTCGGAACCGACCGCCATGGCAAGAACAAGGCAAATTATAACGCTACAGAACTCAACTTCGACTGGTTGCTCAGCAAGCAACACGAAGTGGGAATACAATGGGAAGGGCTTTGGCTGAATGGCGGTAGAAGCGAGAAACAGCAGCAGTACTATCGCTATCCTAACCCAGCAGGAGAAGATACAAATAGAGAGATGAAGCTTTCTGATGCAGAGGGCGAGATGAAGTATTTTGATGCGGAGAGCCAGCAATGGGGACACCAGCGCAGTCACCACTTCAACCTCTTCCATCTGGCTAAATGGTCGAAGCATCTCTCATCACAGATTTATCTGGACTATGCCAGGAACAAGGATTCTGACAGACAGCCTATCACGGAGAAAGAAGGTAGCGAGATGCAGGAAACCCTCAACCGTTCCAATTCGCACTACGATATCTATAGTGGAAGAATAGAAGTCAAGCAACTCTTCTCAGACAAACATTCCATCAACTATGGTGGCGAATGGAGCCTGATGGAAGGCAAGGGAAAAACCGAAAGTTCTGCCGATATGCTTGGAACTACGGAATACAAAAACCACGATACCAAGACGGCTGCTTACCTGCAATATCAGGGTGAAGCTGGCAGATGGAGCTGGTGGGCAGGCATCCGATACGAGCATCTCACATCCCGATACACCAATCTGTCGGAGGAATCTCCCGACAATATGGAGCGCCATTACGACCAGTGGTTTCCATCGTTCGGTATCACTCTCAACGAACCATCGTGGCATCACTCGCTCAGCTTCCGAACTACCACCGCCCGACCTTCTTTCAGTCAGCTCAGTGGGAACATCTACTATACCTCGCGCTTTCAGTATCAGATCAGCAATCCGAAGCTACAGCCTGTCAACACCTATCGTCTGACCTACTCCGTGCAGTGGAAAGATTTCATGGGAATGTTGAGATACACCCGTATCGACCACTCCATCATGTACATTCATGAAGTGCCGGAGGACAAGCCCGTAAGATACGTGAGTACATTCATGAACTTCAACAAGATGCAGAAATACATGGCATATCTCAACTGGGGTCACGTCTTCGGCTGCTGGCGTCCGAATGTCAATGCAAGCATCACTTACCAGCGCTTCTCCGTAAATGATCATGGAGAGCTAATCAGCTATAACGGAGCAACTTGGAATGCATCGTTTGACAATTACTTCACGCTACCAAACGACTATCAGTTGTCGCTCTCCTACAGTTTTGACAACGGAGGACAAGTGGGCAAAACGAAGTTCAGCCCCACTCAGAACTGGAGTCTTGGTGCCAACAAATCGTGGATGGACGGCAGATTACAGGTTGCCTTCAGTGCCAACGACCTCTTCCATCAGCAGCTCTTCAAGGAGCGAGCCCACGAGCATGCCGTTGACTTCTCCCAGACTGAGGATTACAAGCTATGGAGCTACAAGTTGACCGTAACCTGGAAATTCAACAAGCGCAAGGGAAGATACAACGGCATGAACAGTGCGGAAGATGAATTGAACCGACTATAG
- a CDS encoding FKBP-type peptidyl-prolyl cis-trans isomerase has product MAKREYVEANKRWLEEKAKEEGVMALPRGIYYKVLKQGDPKGAQPSRRSIVTAHYTGWTINGKKFDSSRGGTPFAMRLSDLIDGWIVAMQQMHVGDQWELYIPAEMGYGKFSQPGIPGGSTLIFEVELLGVG; this is encoded by the coding sequence ATGGCAAAAAGAGAATATGTAGAGGCCAACAAGCGTTGGCTGGAGGAAAAGGCAAAGGAGGAGGGCGTTATGGCGCTGCCTCGTGGTATTTATTATAAGGTGTTGAAGCAGGGTGACCCGAAGGGAGCACAGCCTAGCCGACGCAGCATCGTGACGGCCCATTATACCGGTTGGACCATCAATGGCAAGAAGTTTGATTCCAGCCGTGGCGGTACGCCGTTTGCCATGCGATTGAGCGACCTGATTGATGGCTGGATTGTTGCCATGCAGCAGATGCACGTGGGCGACCAGTGGGAACTTTACATTCCAGCCGAGATGGGCTACGGAAAGTTCTCGCAGCCAGGCATCCCAGGCGGTTCTACCCTGATATTCGAAGTAGAACTGCTGGGAGTGGGATAA
- a CDS encoding response regulator transcription factor, with protein sequence MIKILFADDDLKYSMLLKSFLQQHGYDVTYAGNGKKAWEQFPEVKPDLVLLDINMPEMDGYEVAERIRAIDPKVLIFFLTDRTEKNDRLKGFSLKANDYLAKPFYPEELLARIEERFSMNESETIEEEVYHFGETTFCYNNNELRTRSSRVLITSRQADILRLLAKNIGNVVSKEMIQEAVWGTVSYANSLAVNVQMTYLRHALQHDATVKIESLKKKGYVLSVISPE encoded by the coding sequence ATGATCAAGATATTATTTGCAGACGATGACTTGAAGTATTCCATGTTGCTGAAGAGTTTCCTGCAGCAGCATGGCTACGACGTGACTTATGCCGGCAATGGCAAGAAGGCATGGGAGCAGTTCCCGGAAGTGAAGCCCGACCTGGTATTGCTCGACATCAATATGCCGGAGATGGATGGCTATGAGGTGGCTGAGCGCATCAGAGCCATCGACCCGAAGGTACTTATCTTCTTTCTCACCGACCGTACGGAGAAGAACGATCGACTGAAAGGTTTCTCCCTGAAGGCAAACGATTATCTTGCCAAACCCTTCTATCCGGAAGAGTTGCTGGCAAGAATAGAGGAGCGGTTCTCCATGAATGAGAGTGAGACGATAGAAGAGGAGGTGTATCATTTCGGAGAAACCACCTTCTGCTATAACAACAATGAGCTTCGTACCCGTTCCTCTCGTGTGCTCATTACCAGCCGACAAGCCGACATCCTCCGTCTGCTGGCGAAGAATATCGGCAATGTAGTAAGCAAGGAGATGATACAGGAGGCGGTGTGGGGTACCGTGAGCTATGCCAACTCCCTGGCTGTGAATGTGCAGATGACGTATCTTCGCCATGCTCTTCAGCATGATGCGACCGTTAAGATTGAGTCGCTGAAGAAAAAGGGATACGTCTTATCTGTTATTTCTCCAGAGTAA